Proteins from a genomic interval of Chryseobacterium indologenes:
- a CDS encoding MFS transporter, whose translation MNVPEKADQGSRRFRNIKLCIFFSGLSVFAQLYLFQPMLPMAADYFKVSVGDTSLLVSSSTIGMASGLLFFAFRADSYSRKALMTFSLISSALLTIISTWVPSLSLLIAIGIFKGFVVSGVSAVALAYLTEEVHAAVIGSAISMYLSGNTIGGMSGRILATLLAGEFGWRNAVLLIGIESLILGLIFWKLFPDSKFFNPQKTDYHLKVKQMKFFLTNPYMLRLYLIAALLMGVFVSVYNYLTFRLEEKPFSLSHFIIAFIFLMYIFGVFGTMIVGKLSKRFPMNTILKGSILFMLAGAMLLLSENIYILIFGLGLFTLSFFAAHTMASQMTALYAKRGKSSATSIYWLFYYFGSSILGSGTGYLLHAYSWNVFIAVLVCSVAIALVLATANTGLQQKRVS comes from the coding sequence ATGAATGTACCTGAAAAAGCTGATCAGGGAAGCCGCCGTTTTCGAAATATAAAACTTTGTATTTTCTTTTCAGGACTTTCTGTATTTGCCCAGCTTTATCTCTTCCAGCCAATGTTACCTATGGCTGCTGATTACTTTAAAGTATCAGTGGGAGACACTTCTTTGCTGGTATCCTCCTCCACCATTGGTATGGCTTCAGGACTATTGTTTTTTGCTTTCAGGGCAGATAGTTATTCCAGAAAGGCCCTGATGACTTTTTCATTGATTTCGTCAGCCTTACTTACTATTATTTCTACATGGGTTCCAAGTTTAAGCCTGTTGATTGCTATTGGGATTTTTAAAGGATTCGTGGTATCAGGAGTTTCTGCAGTTGCATTAGCTTACCTTACTGAAGAAGTACATGCCGCAGTAATTGGGTCTGCCATCAGCATGTACCTGAGCGGAAATACCATCGGAGGAATGAGCGGAAGAATACTGGCCACCCTTTTAGCGGGAGAATTCGGATGGCGCAATGCAGTTTTACTGATCGGAATAGAAAGCCTGATTCTGGGCCTTATCTTCTGGAAACTGTTTCCCGACTCAAAATTCTTCAATCCCCAGAAAACCGATTACCATCTCAAGGTAAAACAGATGAAGTTTTTCCTGACCAATCCGTATATGCTTCGTCTGTATCTCATTGCAGCTTTACTAATGGGTGTATTTGTAAGTGTTTATAATTATCTGACTTTCAGATTAGAGGAAAAACCATTTTCTTTAAGCCACTTTATCATTGCATTTATATTCCTGATGTATATATTCGGGGTCTTTGGAACTATGATAGTAGGGAAACTTTCTAAGAGATTTCCTATGAATACCATCCTCAAAGGTTCTATTCTCTTCATGCTTGCAGGAGCCATGCTCCTGTTGTCTGAAAATATTTACATCCTCATTTTTGGACTGGGATTGTTTACGCTTTCATTTTTTGCAGCTCACACTATGGCCAGCCAGATGACGGCTCTCTATGCCAAGCGGGGAAAATCTTCCGCAACATCTATTTACTGGCTTTTTTATTACTTTGGATCCAGTATTCTGGGAAGTGGCACAGGATATCTTTTGCATGCTTACTCCTGGAATGTCTTCATTGCTGTGCTTGTATGTTCTGTCGCTATTGCCCTTGTACTGGCAACGGCCAATACCGGTTTACAACAAAAAAGAGTTTCCTGA
- a CDS encoding HAMP domain-containing histidine kinase, protein MNTFSQYSDQQILVGTSDGLYSVMLDTNSITPVLKNIHVKSIIRTKDNLTWVMTNMNGFYLFKDQKLIKMPNDRNNYLQSAHFILEDQHGAYWISSNNGLFKVPKQQLLQYVEDKNKSVFYYRFTKKDDFLTNEFNGSSQPNAYALENGEFVFPSMDGFVFFNPAQIKTYYPDKKQIYIERVKIGNSETQYFHQVLDLQNDYKTAEIYIDIPYFSNLENLYIATKISGQESTEWEQIPAGKELKYTISNLSPGDYVLSVRMLVSPDGTFEEKFIRFKIQPFFYQTLLFRVSVSVIILVIIIIIVQLTTNFLRIRNKALKQIVHNKNSELKETSLNLEVVKSDLQKETEYQKKLVETISHDITTPIRFIAMLSQKLYESDDVELQKKYFDSIYKSSEQLYQFTLNLKEYTELYKAKNIFEDQEYSINKILETKKKLFCEIAKERGTKIINAAQEDVYSNVNESILTAIIHNLLDNAVKNTFDGIITLSIAESKDKPVITITDTGAGMSAEQIAMYLNLFKNPKLETPSFKGKGLGLHMVIHLVKKIKAEINFRHHHPTGTIVDLTLNTN, encoded by the coding sequence GTGAATACTTTTTCCCAATATTCAGATCAGCAAATCCTGGTGGGTACCAGTGATGGTCTCTATTCTGTTATGTTGGACACCAATAGCATTACGCCTGTTTTAAAAAACATTCATGTTAAAAGCATCATCAGAACAAAGGATAATCTGACGTGGGTAATGACAAATATGAACGGTTTTTATCTCTTCAAGGATCAAAAGCTCATTAAGATGCCAAATGACAGGAACAATTACCTGCAATCTGCCCATTTTATCCTTGAAGATCAGCACGGAGCTTACTGGATATCTTCCAACAACGGTTTGTTTAAAGTACCCAAACAACAGCTTCTTCAATACGTAGAAGACAAAAACAAATCTGTTTTCTATTATCGCTTCACCAAAAAAGACGACTTTCTGACCAATGAGTTTAATGGAAGTTCGCAACCTAACGCTTATGCTCTGGAAAACGGAGAGTTTGTATTTCCCTCTATGGACGGCTTTGTATTTTTCAATCCTGCCCAGATTAAAACCTATTATCCGGACAAAAAACAAATCTATATCGAAAGGGTAAAGATCGGAAATTCCGAGACTCAGTACTTCCATCAGGTTCTTGATTTACAAAATGATTATAAGACAGCTGAAATCTATATTGATATTCCTTATTTCTCGAATCTGGAAAATCTGTATATAGCCACCAAAATATCCGGTCAGGAAAGTACGGAATGGGAACAGATCCCTGCAGGGAAAGAATTGAAATACACGATAAGCAACCTTTCACCGGGAGATTATGTTCTCAGCGTAAGAATGTTGGTCTCTCCGGACGGAACATTTGAAGAAAAGTTCATCCGGTTTAAAATTCAGCCTTTCTTCTACCAGACATTGTTGTTCCGGGTATCTGTTTCTGTGATTATTTTAGTGATCATTATTATCATCGTTCAGTTGACAACCAATTTTTTAAGGATACGAAATAAAGCTTTAAAGCAAATAGTTCATAACAAAAACTCGGAGCTTAAGGAAACGTCCCTTAATCTTGAAGTGGTAAAAAGTGATTTGCAGAAAGAAACCGAATACCAGAAAAAACTGGTAGAAACGATCAGTCATGATATCACAACGCCCATCAGATTTATTGCGATGCTTTCTCAAAAACTTTATGAATCAGATGATGTGGAGCTTCAGAAAAAATATTTTGACAGTATCTACAAGTCTTCCGAACAACTGTATCAGTTTACATTGAATTTAAAAGAGTACACAGAGCTTTACAAGGCTAAAAATATTTTTGAGGACCAGGAGTATAGTATTAACAAAATCCTTGAAACCAAAAAGAAATTGTTCTGTGAAATTGCTAAAGAAAGGGGTACCAAAATCATCAACGCCGCTCAGGAAGATGTGTATTCCAATGTCAATGAAAGTATTCTGACCGCCATTATTCATAACCTGCTTGATAATGCGGTAAAAAATACGTTTGACGGCATCATAACCCTCAGTATTGCAGAAAGTAAAGATAAACCGGTAATAACTATCACAGATACGGGAGCAGGAATGTCTGCAGAACAGATTGCGATGTATCTTAATCTTTTTAAAAATCCTAAACTGGAAACGCCAAGCTTTAAAGGAAAAGGATTGGGATTGCATATGGTCATTCACCTTGTTAAAAAAATAAAAGCTGAAATCAATTTCAGGCATCATCATCCTACAGGAACAATTGTAGATCTAACCCTCAATACAAACTAA
- a CDS encoding DUF1349 domain-containing protein, with translation MKKLILSFCVLFLIQKTSAQTLEKMTWFNEPEKWEIKNKSLSMFVTPQSDYWRISHYGFTVDDAPFYFSTYGGEFEAKVKITGNYKARFDQMGLMLRTDKDHYIKAGVEFVDGRYNLSTVVTHQKSDWSVITLDRTPSAVWIKAVRKLDAVEIFYSFDDKTYIMMRNAPFQDNTPVMVGLMAACPDGEGFNAVFENFSVKHLPDHRRLDWLKNNK, from the coding sequence ATGAAGAAGTTGATTTTAAGTTTCTGTGTATTATTTCTTATTCAAAAGACATCTGCACAGACACTGGAAAAAATGACCTGGTTCAACGAGCCTGAAAAGTGGGAAATCAAAAATAAGAGCCTGTCGATGTTTGTAACGCCACAAAGTGATTACTGGAGGATTTCACATTATGGATTTACTGTAGATGACGCTCCTTTTTATTTCAGCACATATGGCGGCGAATTTGAAGCAAAAGTGAAAATAACGGGAAACTATAAAGCCAGGTTTGACCAAATGGGTCTTATGCTGCGAACCGACAAAGATCATTACATCAAAGCCGGAGTGGAGTTTGTGGATGGCCGATATAACCTCAGCACTGTGGTGACTCATCAGAAAAGCGACTGGAGTGTAATCACTTTAGACAGGACACCTTCAGCCGTCTGGATAAAAGCGGTCAGAAAGCTGGATGCTGTGGAAATATTCTATTCTTTTGATGATAAAACCTATATTATGATGCGAAACGCTCCTTTTCAGGATAATACTCCTGTAATGGTAGGTTTAATGGCTGCATGCCCTGACGGAGAAGGCTTTAATGCCGTTTTCGAAAATTTCAGCGTGAAACATCTTCCTGATCATCGCAGACTGGACTGGCTCAAAAACAACAAATAA
- a CDS encoding helix-turn-helix transcriptional regulator: MEIREELSHQLLDNTRNKCLLDVELYKQSANMYSRMEGAISVLSDMQADKSYIYKSGAALQLGLSLDENPAEIETIWEEEMLKKIHPDDRLKKYIHELRFFKLLGSMRKDLRGEYCVMSKIRMKDRNNEYKWVKHRMFYIYSPNNGKLRFALCLYNIALTQFAVSDFLIVNTVRGEVIVKDKLDYKNILSPRELEILKFVGEGYASKQIADLLSISVNTVSRHRQNILEKLKVKNSTQAFKDSFY, translated from the coding sequence ATGGAAATTCGTGAAGAACTGAGTCATCAATTGTTGGATAACACCCGGAATAAATGCCTGTTGGATGTAGAACTCTACAAACAGAGTGCAAATATGTACTCCCGGATGGAAGGAGCAATATCCGTACTGAGTGATATGCAGGCTGATAAAAGTTATATATACAAATCCGGTGCGGCGCTGCAGCTGGGATTGAGTCTTGATGAAAACCCGGCCGAAATTGAAACGATTTGGGAAGAAGAGATGTTGAAAAAGATACATCCCGATGATCGGCTAAAAAAATATATCCATGAGCTTCGTTTTTTCAAACTCTTGGGTTCCATGAGAAAAGATTTGCGCGGAGAGTATTGTGTCATGTCCAAGATCCGGATGAAAGACCGGAACAATGAATACAAGTGGGTAAAGCATCGCATGTTTTACATCTATTCTCCCAATAACGGTAAATTGAGGTTTGCGCTTTGTCTTTATAATATTGCTCTGACCCAATTTGCCGTTTCCGATTTCCTGATTGTCAATACCGTTAGGGGCGAGGTGATTGTAAAGGATAAGTTGGATTATAAGAATATTTTAAGTCCCAGAGAACTTGAGATCCTGAAGTTTGTAGGGGAAGGATATGCCAGTAAACAAATTGCAGATCTGCTTTCAATAAGCGTCAATACCGTAAGCAGACACCGCCAGAATATTCTTGAAAAACTGAAGGTGAAAAACTCTACACAGGCCTTTAAAGACAGTTTTTATTAA
- a CDS encoding AraC family transcriptional regulator: MTRSEEIVSQYFAFLEKHIQEVISGTVPEFMEVNEIAGELAVSHKHLTDTVKKETGQHPCHFYDEKIILEAKKILIRSDQSVAEIARMFTYDPSNFSKFFKKMTGCTPGEFRVSGKS; this comes from the coding sequence ATGACACGAAGTGAAGAGATTGTCAGCCAGTATTTTGCCTTTTTGGAAAAACATATTCAGGAGGTGATTTCAGGAACAGTTCCTGAATTCATGGAAGTGAATGAGATAGCAGGAGAGCTTGCTGTTTCGCATAAACATCTTACGGATACCGTCAAAAAAGAAACCGGGCAGCATCCCTGTCATTTTTATGATGAAAAAATTATTCTTGAGGCAAAAAAAATATTGATCAGATCAGATCAGTCTGTCGCAGAAATTGCCCGCATGTTTACCTATGATCCTTCAAACTTTTCAAAATTTTTCAAAAAAATGACCGGATGTACTCCCGGAGAATTTAGAGTTTCAGGAAAATCTTAG
- a CDS encoding aminotransferase class I/II-fold pyridoxal phosphate-dependent enzyme: MSINFATATFRDFENIPDYNMTQRAELFHEFLEYLKSNGHVNYRLKNNSSCNSVMNVNIDNTSKDYISFVSNDYLGFTQHPKVKQAAIDGIMKYGTGAGASPLIGGHFSYHDDLEKKIATFFGRKDGEAVIFTTGYTANSATLQILLQKEDIAIIDMAVHTSVKEGCVFTNSKTFPHNNLEALEQILIRSQDKFRTKLVIIDGVYSQDGDISPLKEIYELVKKYDAYLMVDDAHGVGILGETGRGALEEAGLMDKVDFITGTFSKTFGSVGGYVICNEKIATFIKFQSRQQIFSATAPPSIMGITKAIELIDEEPMWRMKLWENINYFKKGLNDIGLDTGTTSSAIVPVKIGNQSLTGNIGKLLLEKGIYANAIMYPAVSRKDSRIRMAVMATHERKHLDKTLNAFEDINNKLHIAKKFNNNHA, encoded by the coding sequence ATGAGCATCAATTTCGCAACAGCAACCTTCAGGGACTTCGAGAATATCCCGGATTATAACATGACTCAAAGAGCAGAGCTTTTTCATGAATTTCTGGAATATTTGAAGTCTAACGGACACGTAAATTACAGACTGAAAAATAACTCAAGTTGTAATTCGGTAATGAACGTAAATATAGATAATACATCGAAAGATTATATCAGCTTTGTTTCTAATGATTATCTTGGGTTTACCCAGCATCCTAAGGTGAAGCAGGCCGCTATAGACGGGATTATGAAATATGGAACGGGTGCCGGTGCTTCTCCGCTTATCGGAGGACATTTTTCTTATCACGACGATTTGGAGAAGAAAATTGCAACTTTCTTTGGGAGGAAAGACGGAGAAGCGGTAATTTTTACAACAGGATATACTGCCAATAGTGCCACTCTTCAGATTTTATTGCAAAAAGAAGATATTGCTATTATCGATATGGCGGTGCATACCAGTGTAAAGGAAGGATGTGTTTTTACCAATTCAAAAACATTTCCGCATAATAATTTGGAAGCTTTGGAACAGATTTTGATTAGGTCCCAAGATAAATTCCGTACCAAGCTTGTGATCATCGATGGTGTATATTCTCAGGATGGGGATATATCTCCTTTAAAAGAGATCTACGAACTGGTTAAGAAATATGATGCATATCTGATGGTAGATGATGCTCACGGTGTTGGTATTCTGGGTGAAACAGGTAGAGGAGCATTGGAAGAAGCAGGACTGATGGATAAGGTAGACTTCATTACCGGAACCTTCAGCAAAACATTCGGAAGCGTGGGAGGATATGTGATCTGTAACGAAAAGATAGCAACCTTTATCAAGTTTCAGTCACGTCAGCAGATATTTTCTGCGACAGCACCTCCTTCTATAATGGGAATTACCAAAGCCATAGAGCTTATTGATGAAGAACCGATGTGGCGAATGAAACTTTGGGAAAATATAAATTATTTTAAAAAAGGATTAAATGACATAGGTTTGGATACAGGAACTACCAGTTCAGCAATTGTCCCGGTTAAAATCGGAAATCAAAGCCTGACGGGAAATATTGGGAAGCTCCTTCTGGAAAAAGGAATTTATGCCAATGCCATAATGTATCCGGCCGTATCAAGAAAAGATTCAAGAATCAGAATGGCTGTAATGGCGACTCACGAGAGAAAACATTTAGATAAAACTCTAAATGCATTTGAAGATATCAATAATAAATTGCATATTGCAAAAAAATTTAATAACAACCATGCCTAG
- a CDS encoding TetR/AcrR family transcriptional regulator: protein MPRKVVQGPIRDKEKTKQKLLAAVGKILRVKGYSGLKVSKIAAVAGFDKKLIYEYFGSTDKLIDEYIKSQDYWSNNLTAGNNAELDFSDGGKALTKNAVINQFESLKKNKELQKIILWELSEPKPILRKLADEREEMGNMIFNSVIDPYFGEEKAKKFRAIMALLISGAYYLNIHTAANGSTFCGVDMKSEDGRSEIEKAIGEIIEFAYQK, encoded by the coding sequence ATGCCTAGGAAAGTTGTACAAGGTCCTATCAGAGATAAAGAAAAGACCAAACAGAAACTGTTGGCCGCAGTTGGTAAGATTTTAAGAGTAAAAGGTTACTCTGGCCTAAAAGTAAGCAAAATCGCAGCAGTAGCTGGTTTTGATAAAAAATTAATCTATGAGTACTTTGGAAGTACCGATAAACTGATTGATGAATATATCAAATCTCAGGATTACTGGAGCAATAATCTTACAGCCGGTAATAATGCGGAGCTTGATTTTTCAGACGGAGGAAAAGCCCTGACTAAAAATGCTGTGATCAACCAATTTGAAAGCCTGAAAAAGAATAAAGAACTTCAGAAAATTATTCTTTGGGAACTTTCAGAACCTAAGCCTATTCTCAGAAAGCTTGCAGATGAAAGAGAAGAAATGGGGAATATGATCTTTAACAGTGTCATAGATCCTTATTTTGGAGAAGAGAAAGCAAAAAAGTTCAGAGCAATTATGGCATTGCTTATTTCCGGAGCTTACTATCTGAATATTCATACCGCAGCCAACGGAAGTACTTTCTGTGGTGTAGATATGAAAAGTGAAGACGGAAGATCCGAAATTGAAAAAGCAATTGGTGAGATCATCGAATTTGCTTATCAGAAATAA
- a CDS encoding bifunctional 3-deoxy-7-phosphoheptulonate synthase/chorismate mutase type II, giving the protein MNLKDLKNEWINELTQPLMIAGPCSAESEAQMLETARRIKESNAQVSVFRAGIWKPRTKPNGFEGVGVIGLNWLKKVKEEYGFKTATEVANAHHVFAALEADVDVLWIGARSTVNPFTVQEIAMALRGTDKPVFVKNPVNPDLALWAGALERLLGQDIKNLGVIHRGFSTYQKTKYRNNPNWQIALDFKSQFPNIPMLIDPSHICGNRTGLADITQEALNVGYQGAIIETHCNPDEAWSDAAQQITPEVLAELIGNLKVRNTNLAGFEGEMGRHRTLISDLDFQLIELLSQRMKISEKIGKLKKENDIAIFQPERWKVITEYATQKAKETGMSQEFIEKVFKAIHEESIEVQNNIMIDRD; this is encoded by the coding sequence ATGAATTTAAAAGATTTGAAAAATGAGTGGATCAATGAGCTTACACAGCCATTAATGATCGCAGGACCATGCAGTGCAGAAAGTGAAGCTCAGATGCTTGAAACTGCCAGGAGGATCAAAGAATCCAACGCTCAGGTTTCTGTTTTCCGTGCCGGGATCTGGAAGCCTCGTACGAAACCTAATGGTTTTGAAGGAGTAGGAGTGATCGGTTTGAACTGGCTGAAAAAAGTAAAGGAAGAATACGGTTTTAAAACTGCCACCGAAGTTGCTAATGCCCACCACGTGTTTGCAGCCCTGGAAGCTGATGTAGATGTACTTTGGATCGGTGCACGTTCTACAGTAAATCCTTTTACCGTACAGGAAATTGCCATGGCGCTAAGAGGTACTGATAAACCGGTATTCGTTAAAAACCCTGTGAATCCGGATCTTGCATTATGGGCAGGAGCTTTGGAAAGACTTTTAGGTCAGGATATTAAAAATCTTGGGGTCATCCACAGAGGATTTTCTACTTACCAAAAAACAAAATACAGAAATAACCCCAACTGGCAGATTGCTCTTGATTTCAAAAGCCAGTTCCCCAATATCCCAATGTTGATTGACCCTTCTCACATCTGCGGAAACAGAACCGGATTAGCAGATATTACTCAGGAAGCCCTTAACGTAGGATACCAGGGAGCAATTATTGAGACCCACTGTAATCCTGATGAGGCATGGAGTGATGCAGCTCAGCAGATTACCCCTGAAGTACTGGCCGAACTGATCGGTAATTTAAAAGTTAGAAATACAAATCTTGCCGGTTTTGAGGGTGAAATGGGAAGACACAGAACTTTAATTTCTGATCTCGACTTCCAATTGATCGAACTTCTTTCACAAAGAATGAAAATTTCTGAGAAAATCGGTAAACTTAAGAAAGAAAACGATATCGCCATTTTCCAGCCTGAACGTTGGAAAGTGATCACTGAATATGCGACTCAAAAAGCTAAGGAAACAGGAATGTCTCAGGAGTTTATTGAGAAAGTATTTAAAGCAATTCACGAAGAATCTATTGAAGTTCAGAATAATATTATGATCGACAGAGATTAA
- a CDS encoding nucleoside-diphosphate kinase, with translation MSNITFTMIKPDAVADGHIGAILGKIAEGGFKIKALKLTQLTVADAKKFYEVHAERPFYGELVEFMSSGPIVAAVLEKDNAVEDFRTLIGSTNPAEAAEGTIRKMFARSIGENAVHGSDSDENALIEAQFHFSGREIF, from the coding sequence ATGTCTAACATTACATTCACTATGATTAAGCCAGATGCAGTTGCTGACGGACATATCGGTGCAATATTGGGTAAGATTGCTGAAGGAGGTTTTAAGATCAAAGCTTTAAAACTAACTCAGCTTACAGTTGCTGATGCGAAAAAATTCTATGAAGTACACGCTGAGAGACCATTTTATGGTGAGCTGGTAGAATTTATGAGTTCTGGTCCTATTGTAGCTGCTGTTTTAGAAAAAGATAATGCAGTAGAAGACTTCAGAACATTAATCGGTTCTACTAACCCTGCAGAAGCTGCAGAAGGTACTATCAGAAAAATGTTTGCAAGAAGCATCGGAGAAAATGCTGTTCACGGTTCAGATTCTGACGAGAATGCTTTAATCGAAGCTCAGTTCCATTTTTCAGGAAGAGAAATTTTCTAA
- a CDS encoding alpha-L-fucosidase: MKNRAMKAVLLGLAVCLSHADVYAQSVGNNQKMEWFKNAKLGVFIHWGIYSVDGISESWSFFNNYVNHDNYMRQLNGFSASQYQPSQWADLIRESGAKYAVITTKHHDGVSLWNSKAEKAISVPNNALAKKDVLSPFVSAIKNSGLKTGLYFSLPDWSHPYYDINTRTKKRYDIKTDPSRWQNFVSYYQTQLNELSSQYNPDLLWFDGDWEHTSEEWKAPQTLHLLKKYNPDIIINSRLSTHGDYETPEQGIPVIAPQTPYWELCYTMNDSWGYQPYDLNYKTPNMIIRTLADVISMGGNLLLDIGPKADGTIPEKQTEILKNLGRWTSKNAKAIYETDRGIPFENYRGKSSFSASKKSLFLYLEEAKDFTKIYGLATKPSAVKILGDDQAIVNMDYNQEKTLTIHFSKIKFDKDVTVAELVFDAPPTFLKNPGRKPKSLSELSEIKNTKLAAYDIADALHNGNNSLADSGLTADGLDMPIKKTAQTNPETINWISKNAEALFKTEKGLPDGHYAGMSALSKDQQTLYLFVEGVPAGPIALKGIKNEIARIRIVGDGTLLDHKIYNKLYWSERPGIMYIDIPRQRLDKSMTVIAVLLNKPLELYREKVGAVENNL; encoded by the coding sequence ATGAAGAACAGGGCGATGAAAGCAGTTTTGCTAGGATTGGCAGTATGCTTATCTCATGCAGACGTATATGCTCAATCTGTCGGCAACAATCAAAAAATGGAATGGTTTAAAAACGCAAAATTAGGAGTTTTTATTCACTGGGGAATTTATTCTGTTGATGGCATTTCAGAATCATGGTCATTTTTCAACAACTATGTTAATCATGACAATTATATGAGGCAATTAAACGGATTCTCCGCTTCACAATACCAGCCTTCACAGTGGGCAGACCTGATCAGGGAATCCGGAGCAAAATATGCCGTTATCACCACCAAGCATCATGATGGTGTCTCTCTCTGGAATTCCAAGGCTGAAAAAGCAATCAGTGTTCCCAATAATGCTTTAGCGAAAAAAGATGTTTTAAGCCCTTTTGTGTCAGCAATTAAAAATTCAGGATTAAAAACAGGACTTTATTTTTCACTTCCGGACTGGAGCCATCCTTACTATGACATCAATACAAGGACAAAAAAGCGATACGATATAAAAACGGATCCCAGCCGCTGGCAAAATTTTGTAAGTTATTACCAGACACAGCTGAATGAGCTTTCATCGCAATACAACCCAGACCTCCTATGGTTTGATGGGGACTGGGAACATACATCTGAAGAATGGAAGGCTCCGCAGACTTTACATCTCCTGAAAAAATATAACCCGGATATTATTATTAATTCAAGACTGAGTACCCATGGAGATTATGAAACCCCGGAACAGGGAATTCCGGTCATTGCCCCCCAAACCCCTTATTGGGAGCTTTGCTATACAATGAATGATTCCTGGGGATACCAACCTTACGATCTCAACTATAAAACACCCAATATGATTATCAGGACCCTTGCAGACGTGATCAGTATGGGCGGTAATTTATTATTGGATATCGGTCCCAAGGCTGATGGCACGATTCCGGAAAAACAAACTGAGATCTTAAAAAATCTTGGACGATGGACTTCCAAGAATGCTAAGGCTATTTATGAAACTGACCGGGGAATTCCGTTTGAAAATTACCGGGGAAAATCATCCTTCTCAGCTTCAAAAAAGTCTTTATTTCTCTATCTGGAAGAGGCCAAAGATTTTACCAAGATATATGGTTTAGCAACAAAACCAAGTGCAGTAAAAATATTGGGAGATGACCAGGCCATTGTCAACATGGATTATAATCAGGAAAAAACACTGACAATTCACTTTTCAAAGATAAAATTTGATAAAGATGTGACCGTGGCAGAACTTGTTTTTGACGCTCCTCCGACTTTCCTTAAAAATCCGGGGAGGAAACCAAAGTCACTCTCCGAATTATCCGAAATTAAAAATACCAAGCTGGCGGCATATGACATTGCAGATGCCTTGCATAACGGGAACAACAGTTTGGCTGATTCCGGATTGACCGCTGACGGACTTGATATGCCGATAAAGAAAACAGCCCAGACAAATCCCGAAACAATCAATTGGATCAGCAAAAACGCTGAAGCTCTTTTTAAAACTGAAAAAGGGCTACCGGACGGACACTATGCAGGCATGAGTGCACTTTCTAAAGACCAGCAGACGCTGTATCTTTTTGTAGAAGGAGTACCTGCAGGACCTATCGCTTTAAAAGGTATAAAAAATGAAATTGCAAGAATCAGGATTGTAGGTGACGGCACTTTATTAGATCATAAAATTTATAATAAACTGTACTGGAGCGAAAGGCCGGGCATTATGTATATTGATATTCCTAGGCAGAGACTTGATAAAAGTATGACCGTAATTGCAGTTCTTCTGAATAAACCTCTTGAACTATACAGGGAAAAAGTGGGCGCTGTTGAGAATAACCTTTAA